From the genome of Deltaproteobacteria bacterium CG11_big_fil_rev_8_21_14_0_20_49_13, one region includes:
- a CDS encoding aspartate aminotransferase translates to MTLYSERTLMIDTENAFKVGPYIAGIEKEGHKVIKCNLGEPDFALPKHIVDAIKAALDKDMTHYCDPQGILPLREAVAKYIGESRGLNIAPDRVVVFPGGKPPIGLCQQTYCNPGDEIIYPSPGFPIYESFVKYVGAKPVPLHLDEKKGFSFTGEELARLITPRTKLIYLNFPSNPTGGVATKEQIVDIARVIKEKANPDIRIYSDEIYEQILFDGEHNFSIASLHGMEKNTVIVSGVSKSYSWTGGRIGWAVFPSAEEAQVFKNLNINYFSCIPAYNQMGAVTAITSPESKKSIHAMVSAFHERRDIVVNGLNKIEGVRCQLPKGAFYAFPNISGLCKSLGVFDAFESLPAETGAKTSPSTIFQMFMLFKYYVATMDRKSFGRIGAENMHYLRISIATGKNDLIEAVKRMDTASKDRAGFEAFVKEGKRLF, encoded by the coding sequence ATGACACTCTATTCCGAAAGAACCTTGATGATCGACACCGAGAACGCCTTCAAGGTCGGCCCATACATCGCCGGCATAGAAAAAGAGGGCCACAAGGTGATAAAATGCAATCTGGGAGAACCGGACTTTGCTCTCCCCAAACATATTGTCGACGCCATCAAGGCGGCGCTCGATAAGGACATGACACACTACTGCGATCCCCAAGGGATACTCCCTTTGAGAGAAGCAGTGGCAAAATATATCGGCGAATCGAGAGGCCTTAATATCGCACCCGACAGGGTCGTGGTATTCCCCGGCGGAAAACCTCCCATCGGCCTCTGCCAGCAGACATATTGCAACCCAGGTGATGAGATAATCTATCCATCTCCCGGCTTTCCTATATATGAATCTTTCGTTAAATATGTCGGCGCCAAGCCTGTGCCGCTTCACTTAGACGAAAAAAAGGGTTTTAGCTTCACAGGCGAAGAGCTTGCAAGGCTCATCACGCCCCGCACAAAGCTCATTTATCTAAACTTCCCGTCAAACCCAACGGGCGGAGTAGCGACCAAGGAACAGATAGTGGACATAGCAAGGGTTATAAAAGAAAAGGCGAACCCAGATATCCGGATATATTCTGATGAGATCTACGAACAGATTCTATTCGACGGAGAGCATAACTTTTCAATAGCAAGCCTCCATGGAATGGAGAAGAACACGGTAATAGTCAGCGGCGTCTCCAAGAGCTACTCTTGGACCGGCGGACGCATCGGCTGGGCAGTATTCCCCTCGGCCGAAGAAGCTCAAGTGTTCAAGAACCTCAACATCAACTATTTCTCGTGCATACCGGCCTACAACCAGATGGGCGCGGTCACAGCCATCACTTCTCCCGAAAGCAAAAAGTCGATCCACGCGATGGTCTCGGCGTTCCATGAGAGGCGCGATATCGTGGTGAACGGGCTCAACAAGATAGAAGGCGTCAGATGCCAGCTTCCCAAAGGGGCCTTTTACGCATTCCCCAACATCTCGGGTCTTTGCAAGAGTCTTGGCGTCTTCGATGCGTTCGAATCGCTTCCGGCGGAGACAGGGGCAAAGACGAGCCCTTCCACGATCTTCCAGATGTTCATGTTATTTAAATATTATGTGGCAACGATGGACAGAAAATCGTTCGGTCGCATAGGCGCCGAGAACATGCATTATCTAAGGATATCGATAGCGACAGGTAAGAACGATCTTATCGAGGCGGTTAAAAGGATGGATACTGCAAGCAAAGATAGGGCCGGATTTGAGGCGTTCGTAAAGGAAGGCAAACGGTTATTCTAA
- a CDS encoding biotin--[acetyl-CoA-carboxylase] ligase, whose product MIGSKIHHYKEIVSTNDIAFGLAKNGAAHGEVVVAETQTKGRGRMGRLWESPAGRSICMSVILRPDSSVETSPLTLVVGIAVADALKNFTKGELKVKWPNDIWLNGKKLCGILAEKGDGAIVVGIGVNVNSEKSDLSPEVSGIATSLKEEEGKAFDPEAVLKNICEELDNYYNVFVADGFDPFVALYNSWSLINDKEVSVTFNNEVTKGVAIGIDTDGALLLRKEGAVKKIIAGDVSLCF is encoded by the coding sequence ATGATTGGCTCCAAAATACATCATTATAAGGAGATAGTGTCTACCAACGACATAGCCTTCGGTCTTGCAAAAAATGGCGCCGCGCACGGGGAGGTTGTTGTCGCAGAAACGCAGACAAAGGGCCGCGGAAGGATGGGACGTCTATGGGAGTCGCCCGCAGGCAGGAGTATCTGCATGTCGGTCATATTAAGACCAGACTCCTCGGTAGAGACTTCACCTTTGACGCTTGTTGTGGGGATAGCGGTTGCCGATGCGCTTAAGAATTTCACAAAAGGCGAACTCAAGGTCAAGTGGCCGAACGACATATGGCTGAACGGCAAGAAGCTGTGCGGAATATTGGCCGAAAAAGGAGACGGAGCCATTGTTGTTGGGATCGGGGTAAACGTTAATTCAGAGAAAAGCGACCTTTCCCCCGAAGTTTCCGGCATAGCCACTTCTTTAAAAGAAGAAGAGGGTAAGGCATTCGACCCAGAAGCTGTCCTGAAAAATATATGCGAGGAACTTGATAATTATTACAATGTGTTTGTAGCCGACGGGTTTGATCCGTTCGTCGCGCTTTACAACTCATGGTCGCTCATAAATGACAAAGAGGTTTCGGTTACTTTTAATAATGAAGTTACGAAAGGCGTTGCCATTGGTATAGATACGGATGGCGCGCTTCTTTTAAGGAAGGAAGGGGCCGTTAAAAAGATAATAGCGGGAGATGTTTCGTTATGCTTCTAG